The sequence ACGAGAACCGGGACATCATCCTTCCTTGATGAGGTCCTGGATGAACCTGACGGACCTCGCCAGGGTTTCCCTTCGCTCCGTTTCGCTGTCCCCGGTGATGCCGCATTCATAGGCCAGGTATCCGTCGAAACCGATGTCCCTGAGGGCCGAAAGCCCGGCGCGCCAGTCGATGTCCCCGGAGCCCGGTTCCTGGCGGGTGTTGTCGGCCATGTGCACGTGGCCCACGTAACGGCGTCCGATGCGTCGGAACGTGGCCGGCGTGTCCGTCTCCTCGATGTGCATGTGGAAAAAGTCGCACAGCAGGCTGGCCGACGGCGGATCGCCGGCCCGCCGGATGATTTCGATGCCCCGTTCCTGCTGCCTCAGCAGGTGCTCCTCGTAGCGGTTCAACGGTTCCAGTAACACCATCGTCTGTTGCTCAGCGGCGTATGCCGCCAGGTCCCGAACGATCTCCGTCAGCAACTGCATTTCCAGGGTTACGGCGTCGGCCAGCGGCGTGAGGTCCGGGAGGCGCGGCGGCCCGAATATGGGCGGAAGGATGAGACCGACGGCGCCGAAATGCCCGCACACCTGCAGATTCTCCTTCGCCTCGGCAATGCTGTGGTTCCGCTTGTCGACGTCCGGGTCCAGGAAGTCGAAGGTGCCCTGGCCGCAGAGCGAGACCAGCCGGATGGCGCGGTTCCGCAGCGCGGACTCCAGTTCGTCGATCCGCCGGGCCGGACCCCTTCCGGAGATCTCGAGGCCTTCGACGTTCAATGATTCGGCGAAATCCAGTTTCTCGTCGAGTGTGCCGCCGGGGAGCAGACCTTCCTGCAGGGCGATTTTCATTACGTCTCCTTTGTCTCTTCGGGGTTGGATCAGGCTGCGCCGGCCTGGCGCGTCCTCGGCTATGCGCGCCGGCCAGGCGCGACCATGGGTTTCGAAGTGTTCCAGACCGTGGATGTATCGGGCACATCCGCGTTCCGGTAGGTGGGGATGAAGGACCAGCGTTCCCGGCCGGACCGGTTCGGATGGGAACTGTGCAGCAACCGGTCGTGGAACACCAGCACGTCCCCCTGTTTCATTTCCACGTCGATGATTGCTTCTCCCTCTAGATCATCGTCCGAGACGCGGTTGGTGAACCCCCTGGCGTCCCGCACGGACGCGTGGTCCCGCTTCCGGCGGTGAGAGCCGGGAATGACTCGCAGGCAGCCGTTTTCCGTGGTCGCGTCCTCGAGCGCGATCCAGGCGGACCACTTGGTCGCGCCGCCCCAGTACGCCTGGTCCTGGTGCCAGGGCGAAGCGAAGTGGACTGTCGGGGACTTGAACACGGGCTTCGCGCTGAGGAACTCGATGCGCGGGCCGATCAGCGGTTGCAGGATGGCCGCCATCCGGGGGTCGCAGGAGACCGACGCGAAGCGAGCCGGGATGTTGTCGCACATCCACACGTGAACGCCCGACGGCCCCGAGGTGCTTTCCACCAGCTCCTTCGCCGCGGTCTTGCAGGCGGCCATTTCCTCCGCCGTGAAAACGGATTCGACGAGGAGGAACCCATTCTCCGCGAAGGATGAAGGGGCTGCTTCCGGCACCTTGAGCATATCCGCCTCCCGCAAGCGCTAGTGTGAGTCCCTGGCCACTGGCGCGCCGCTTCCGCCGACCAGAAAATCGAAGTCCACGCCGCGGTCGGCCTGGAGCACGTGGTCCACGTACAACCGGCAGTATCCCCGGTCCATCGAGGGTTCCGGAGGCGACCAGCGGGCCCGCCTCCGGGCCAGCTCATCTTCGGGCACTTCGAGTTCGAGGCGGCGTTGTCCGACGTCCAGCGCGATCATGTCGCCGTCCTGAACGAGGGCCAGCGTGCCGCCCGCGGCGGCTTCCGGCGCCGTGTGGAGCACGACGGTGCCGAAGGCCGTGCCGCTCATTCGCGCGTCGGATATGCGGACCATGTCCGTGACGCCCCGCTGCAGCAGTTTTGACGGCAGGGGCATGTTCCCCACCTCGGCCATGCCCGGATATCCCTTCGGCCCGCAGTTCTTCAACACCAGGACGTCATCGGCCTCCACGTCCAGGTCCGGGTCGTCGATGCGGTCGTGGAGGTCTTCGATGTTTTCGAACACCACGGCACGGCCGCGGTGCCGCATCAGTCCGGGCGACGCCGCCGAGGGCTTGATGATGGCGCCGTCGGGACACAGGTTGCCCCGGAGCACGGCGAGTCCCCCGGTCGTAGTGAGCGGAGCGTCCAGCGTCCGGATCACGTCCCGGTCGTGACAGGGCGCGCCGGCCGTGTTCTCCCCGATGGTCCTGCCGTTCACGGTCCGGGCGTCGCGATGGATCAGGTCGCCCAGTTCGCGGATGACGGCCGGCAAGCCGCCGGCGTAGTAGAAATCTTCCATCAGGTATTTGCCCGAGGGCATCAGGTTCACGATGCACGGGACGTCGCAGCCCAGCTTGTCCCAGTCCTGCAGTGAGAGATCTACGCCGAGGCGGCCCGCGATGGCCAGCAGGTGCACGACCGAGTTGGTGGAACCCCCGACGGCCCCGACGACCCGGATGGCGTTCTCCAGGGCCTCGCGCGTGACGATGCGGGACATGCGCAGGTCCTCCCGGACCATCTCCACCACGCGCGCGCCCGCTTCGTGGGCCAGCTTCATCCGCCGGGCATCGGCCGCGGGTATGGCGGCGTTGCCGGGCATGCCCAGGCCCAGCGCCTCCACGACGCTGGCCATGGTGGAGGCCGTGCCCATGGTCATGCAGTGGCCCGTGGACCGGTTCATGCAGGATTCCGCTTCCAGGAACTCCTCCTCGCTCATCGTCCCGGCGCGCACCTCGTCGCTGAACTTGTAGACGTCCGTGCCGGACCCGATATTCCGTCCTCTGAACCGGCCGTTGAGCATGGGCCCGCCCGAGATGGCCAGGGTGGGCAGGTCGCAGCTCGCCGCGCCCATGAGCAGGGCAGGGGTGGTTTTGTCGCAACCGACGAGCAGGATGACCCCGTCGAGGGGATTGGCCCGGATGGTTTCTTCGACGTCCATGCTCACCAGGTTGCGGAAGAGCATGGTGGTGGGCCGCATGAGGGGCTCGCCCAGGGACATGACGGGAAACTCCACCGGGAACCCGCCCGCTTCGTAGACGCCCCGGCGCACCCGCTCCGCGATGGTCCGGAAATGGGCGTTGCACGGCGTCAGTTCCGACCAGGTGTTGCAGATGCCGATGACGGGCCGGCCGTCGAAGACGTGATCCGGAAGCCCCTGGTTCTTCATCCAGCTTCGATGGATGAACCCCACTTTGTCTCTGGGTCCGAACCAGCGGGCGCTGCGTAGAGACGATGACATGCATGCTCCTGACTTTGATCGTTGGATGGCCTGGCGTTACCTGGTCCGCCGGGCCCGCCGAGCAGGCCGCCTGGCGTTACCTGGTCCGCCGGGCCCGCCGAGCAGGCCGCCTGGCGTTACCTGGTCCGCCTGGTCCGTCCGGTCCGCCAGGCCGCCGACCAGGCCGCGCGCAGCGTGGCGGGGGCGAGGACGAACCGGATGAAGGGAAGGAAAAGGGTGACGGGGATGATCCGGATCTCGCCCCGGCCATCCAGCTCGAATACCGCCTCGTCGAAATCGGGTTCGACCCGCAGCCGCACGCGCTCGGCGCCGTGGAGAAATCCGGTAATGGCGCAGAAAGTGCCCCAGAGGCGGCCCGTGTCACAGGGATTGTCCAGCCCGAAACGGCCCGCGACGTGCAGGGACACGAAACGCACGCACCTTGCCATATCACGCAGGAATCTCAGCACGCCCCGGACGAATCCCCTCGTCTTCAGTACCCGGCGCAAGCGTTCCGACGGAGCACGTTTTCCATCGGCCTTTCCGTCGGTCGAAGTGCGCGCGGACGAGGCCTCCGGCCCGCCTGGACCGCCCGACTCAGCCGGTGCGCGGGCCGGACGCCTGCGCTTACGCTTTCGACGGGCGCCGGTCGATAGGGAAGGGGTGACGCGGAGCAGACCGAACAGCCACCCGAACGTGATCCTGCCCGAGAAGTCCTCCCGGCGAACGACCGAGAAGGTGATCGTCACGGGAACAGCCAGTAGCATCAGCACCGAGAGCAGGAGGGTGACCGGTATGAGCAGATAGGGTTCGAAGATCGGAATCAAGGTTCAGCTTTCTTTTCCGATCGGTGTTTCAACCACCGGTCCAGCACCGACTTCACGAGATCCGCCATCGAGTTCGTGGCCGAGGAGAACCCGGACTGGCCCGCCATGCGCTCCAGCCGGACTTCCCCGTCCCGGACGACCAGCACGGCCACAGGTTGTACGCCGCCGCCGCCGCCGCTGCCGCCCCGTTCCTCTTCCTTTCCCGACATTCCGCCGCCGCCGAAGCCGTAACCGAGCCGAACCAGGGGGACGACCGTCGTCTCCCCGACCTCCACGGGATCGCCGACGACGGACTGCGCCCTGGTCATCTCCCTCATTTCACTCAGTGTGGTCTTGACCAGATTCTCCAGATCAGCCATGCAAAGTCTCCATTTGGTATCGGTCCGTTTGTCCGGTCGCCGGGTGCGTTTTCCCGGTCGCCGGTTGCGTTGCGGAAGATCCCGTCAGTCGCCCCACAGTTCCTCCAGGCGGCGGTCCCGGCCGCAGTTGTACCGGTAGAACTTGTACCGCAACGGGTTCTTGATGTAGTAATCCTGGTGGTATTCTTCGGCCCGGTAAAACGTCGACGCCGAGGTGACCTCGGTCACCACGCGGTCGAACCGGCCGGAATCGATGATCTTCTGCCTGGATGCCTCGGCCAGCGCTTTCTGTTCGGCGTCGTGATAGAAGATCCCGGCGCGGTACTGGTTGCCCTTGTCGCAGAACTGCCGGTCGGAAGCCGTGGGATCGATGTTTACCCAGAAGACGTCCAGCAATTCCTGGTAGGTGATCTTCGCCGGGTCGTAACGGATCTCCATGGCTTCGGTGTGTCCCGTACGGCCGGTGGTTACCTGCCCGTAAGTGGGATTGGGCGTCGTGCCGCCGATATAGCCCGCGATGGTCGAAATGACGCCGTCCAGTTCGTCATAAGGCGGCTCCATGCACCAGAAACAGCCCCCGGCGAAGGTCGCCAGCGCGAATTCGCCGGCCGGCTCGGTCTGCTCGGTCTGCATGGCCTCGCCTGATCGCGGCGCGGGTTCGCTGCCGGACCGGGCCACAGTGTGCATCGTAATGGCGAACAGTGCAGCGATGAGCGCGATCGGCAGGATGCGCTTCGCATTGAACATGGGGATCTCCTTTCACGATGAACGGGCCCGTCCGGATTGCACGGGGGACGGTTCTAGCCGAACAGGCTCAACTGGTTCGTCGGTTTGGATTTCGCCTTTTTCCGCCTGCCCCGATCCGATTTTCGCGGACCGTCCGGACGGTCGTACTGCTTCAACTGTTCTTCTATATCGGTCAGGAAGGGTGACGGCCGGGTGGTACGCACCTCCCCGAAGAGCATGCGCTTCCCGGACCGAACCAGGTAAAGCCGTTCTTTCGCCCGGGTCATGGCCACGTAGAACAGGCGGCGCTCCTCGTCCGCGTCCGACACCTCCCCACCGTGTTTCAGGGGCACCAGGCCGTCTTCGCACCCCACGACGAAGACGACCGGGAATTCGAGTCCCTTGGCCGCGTGCAGGGTCATGAGGTTCACATGCTCCGACGCTTCGCCGAAGGCGTCGTATTCCTGGCTGAGCAGCAGCTTGTCGAGCATGACCGGCAGTTCCGTTTCGATTCGGGCGTACCGGGCGAGCTCGCGCAGGCTGTCATCCGCCCTGGGATAACGCCACTTCAGCTTGTCCCAGATGGAAGAGCGCGCCAGGTTCTCCAATATGTGGGCCGCCGTCCGCTTTTCAAGGTCGGAATTGATCGTCTTCAAGTCACTCAACAGGGCATCCACGCCGTTCCTGGATCGCTTCATGAGCAGGCGGGGATGATCCATCAGTGCTCTCACGTGGTCGATTGTGATCTGGTTGCGCTTTTTCCAGCGTTCCT is a genomic window of Gemmatimonadota bacterium containing:
- a CDS encoding sugar phosphate isomerase/epimerase, with the protein product MKIALQEGLLPGGTLDEKLDFAESLNVEGLEISGRGPARRIDELESALRNRAIRLVSLCGQGTFDFLDPDVDKRNHSIAEAKENLQVCGHFGAVGLILPPIFGPPRLPDLTPLADAVTLEMQLLTEIVRDLAAYAAEQQTMVLLEPLNRYEEHLLRQQERGIEIIRRAGDPPSASLLCDFFHMHIEETDTPATFRRIGRRYVGHVHMADNTRQEPGSGDIDWRAGLSALRDIGFDGYLAYECGITGDSETERRETLARSVRFIQDLIKEG
- a CDS encoding phytanoyl-CoA dioxygenase family protein encodes the protein MLKVPEAAPSSFAENGFLLVESVFTAEEMAACKTAAKELVESTSGPSGVHVWMCDNIPARFASVSCDPRMAAILQPLIGPRIEFLSAKPVFKSPTVHFASPWHQDQAYWGGATKWSAWIALEDATTENGCLRVIPGSHRRKRDHASVRDARGFTNRVSDDDLEGEAIIDVEMKQGDVLVFHDRLLHSSHPNRSGRERWSFIPTYRNADVPDTSTVWNTSKPMVAPGRRA
- a CDS encoding dihydroxy-acid dehydratase, which encodes MSSSLRSARWFGPRDKVGFIHRSWMKNQGLPDHVFDGRPVIGICNTWSELTPCNAHFRTIAERVRRGVYEAGGFPVEFPVMSLGEPLMRPTTMLFRNLVSMDVEETIRANPLDGVILLVGCDKTTPALLMGAASCDLPTLAISGGPMLNGRFRGRNIGSGTDVYKFSDEVRAGTMSEEEFLEAESCMNRSTGHCMTMGTASTMASVVEALGLGMPGNAAIPAADARRMKLAHEAGARVVEMVREDLRMSRIVTREALENAIRVVGAVGGSTNSVVHLLAIAGRLGVDLSLQDWDKLGCDVPCIVNLMPSGKYLMEDFYYAGGLPAVIRELGDLIHRDARTVNGRTIGENTAGAPCHDRDVIRTLDAPLTTTGGLAVLRGNLCPDGAIIKPSAASPGLMRHRGRAVVFENIEDLHDRIDDPDLDVEADDVLVLKNCGPKGYPGMAEVGNMPLPSKLLQRGVTDMVRISDARMSGTAFGTVVLHTAPEAAAGGTLALVQDGDMIALDVGQRRLELEVPEDELARRRARWSPPEPSMDRGYCRLYVDHVLQADRGVDFDFLVGGSGAPVARDSH
- a CDS encoding DUF2953 domain-containing protein; translated protein: MIPIFEPYLLIPVTLLLSVLMLLAVPVTITFSVVRREDFSGRITFGWLFGLLRVTPSLSTGARRKRKRRRPARAPAESGGPGGPEASSARTSTDGKADGKRAPSERLRRVLKTRGFVRGVLRFLRDMARCVRFVSLHVAGRFGLDNPCDTGRLWGTFCAITGFLHGAERVRLRVEPDFDEAVFELDGRGEIRIIPVTLFLPFIRFVLAPATLRAAWSAAWRTGRTRRTR
- the msrA gene encoding peptide-methionine (S)-S-oxide reductase MsrA yields the protein MHTVARSGSEPAPRSGEAMQTEQTEPAGEFALATFAGGCFWCMEPPYDELDGVISTIAGYIGGTTPNPTYGQVTTGRTGHTEAMEIRYDPAKITYQELLDVFWVNIDPTASDRQFCDKGNQYRAGIFYHDAEQKALAEASRQKIIDSGRFDRVVTEVTSASTFYRAEEYHQDYYIKNPLRYKFYRYNCGRDRRLEELWGD